The following nucleotide sequence is from Populus trichocarpa isolate Nisqually-1 chromosome 11, P.trichocarpa_v4.1, whole genome shotgun sequence.
AAATCCAAGTTTTTTAGACACATTTCCCCAAGTGCTAGAACCCTTGGTGCCACTCAATTTCTCAATCTCATGTCTCATGCTTGAACACTCCTTCTCAAGCTCAGAAACCCGCATTCTCATGTTATCCATTCCCACCTTCAAAACTTGATTCTCTCTGACAGCTGTTGTCCAGCCACACTCAGTAGACCCAGCAAGGCCACTTCTCAACTGTCTTGATCCATCAAGATTATCAGAAACCAGAAAGCAGCCAGCAATGGAAGTCCTCAGCTGAAGCTGCTCGAAGAAGAGGACTTGGACTATTATTCTTAGGGGAAGCCTCTCATTCTGTGCAGCATGAGTACAAGCTTCCAAGGAGAGCTTTTGGCAATCAATCAACCTGCAGAGCTGTTCTCTGTCAGACTCTGCCAACCATGGGTGTGACTGCAAGtttgaccaaaaaaacaaaaatcaatgagCTTAAATGGGcaagtaaatattttaaatcattttttctttttctttaattaagatttGTACCCAATAATTTCttccttcatcatttttttcattatcttgaAATCTCAAAACCCATTTACCAAAATTCCCTCTTAACTTGAATATTGCAATGAAATGTTTAAGTTGTTGAGTAGTGTTTagaattttatgatttaaacccccatttaaattatgaaagagtagcaaaattttcaatcaaaaaccCTGAAAACGAGAGGTTTTAAGATATTTCTATTGTTACATGAAGTAAAGGAAAAGAGAATAAAGGAAATATTTAAAAGGAAACGAAAGGCTAGAACTGAAAAAAGGCTGAAGGTTGTTGTTAGCATTCCAGAGAATCTATTGTGTCTAATGCACATGAAAATTTGGAGTGGAGAGTTAAAGAGAGCCACCTAAGGAAAGTAGGAAATTATTGTCTGCAAGAGTAAAAAGATGCTGACTTTAATTAATaccttttcaagtaaaaaaaaaaaaaaaacaatggtggTAGGATGTTTGAGGTGGAAtagaatataacaaaaaaaaaaaaaaaggaaaaggaaaagaaaatatgacaTGGCTATAACACAACAagctctagaaaaaaaaacgcaAAGGGAATAACAGATTCTACTTGGTCTTTGTTAGGTCACTTCCTGGCTTAATATGCGAGACAtacagtttaattttgttttatgttaaaatgaACCAATAGaaagttgcaagaaatgatATAAGCTACCCATTTTCAAGATTTGTGCGATACTGAGGTGTTCAGTACCTTCAGATAAATGTCTATTGCACGGTAAAGACCATCATCTAAAGGCCTCGCATACTCAGGAACAGCAGCAGCAAGAGCTTGAAACTTGGGGAGCTTCAAATTAACATCAGGGGCAACCTCTACAAGGTACCCATCAATCAGCTTGGCTACCGTTGTGATTGGTGTCAATGATGGTGATCCAATCAACTGCCTGTCATCAACTGAACATGGAGAAGATCCACCTGTAATTTGGTCCATGGCAAGGAAGTGCTCAAGAATCCGCTGCACACAGTCAAAATTGTAAAGGGTCTCCATGGAATGAGAGAAATTGGGCATCAAAAGATCTTCAAGTGTTGCTTCATCAAGTTGCATCCCAATTCTCTTTTCCAAGTTTGCCAAACAGGAGGGGTTTGCTTTTAGAATCATGGCTGTCCGGAGAAGACCAAACAAAAACTTGGTTGGAACTAGACCCTTTTGCACTGGAAGTAATTCATCAATCTCTTCCAGTAAAACCTTCTGCTCTTCTGGCGGAGCCCCCAAAGTCACAGGCATCAAACGGGAGGTAGATTCATTGGCACCTTGATGCCGATTCAGCCCAGGTAGGTACTTTTTTGCATAGAGGGCAATGGATCCAGCAAGAATCTCCAGTCTGATTCCGTGAGATTCCATGGTGGAAATCAACCTCTTATACAGTGGTAAACTTAAAGTCGATACATCCTCATACCACCAATCTGAACTTGAATGTTTTGGTCTAGCTCCTGTGCTTATCCCATTCCACATGACACTTCCGCCAGGGCTCTGCATGGGTCCATGCTCCATCATTGGCCATCCAAAGAGATTTGGGTCAGTACAAGCCTTTGTGGTTAGTGACTCAATGCACCTCTTGGTAACATGATGTTCTTCAGCACAGGAAATATCATCACATGTTTGCAGTGCCTTTAGAGAGTCTTTCCAATTACGAAGGACAACTTGATTTAAAAATGTCTCGGTCTGTGTACTTAGATTTCCCTCCCCATATTCCTCAGTCATTTCAAGTTGTTCAGAAGCATAACGCAGATACACAACATTTGAGGCTGTAAGTTCAAGTTTCACACCATAGCAGAACTTGGCCACGAGCTCAAATGTTTTGGCACCACCAGGAATTTTAGGGAGACATATGACacattttttatcttcttctgaCACTTCTGCAATCAACCTTTCCATAACTCCACTTCTAGAGAGCAAAGGAAACTGCATTAAGTAGTAATATCAAGGTGTAAGAATTGATAAATGGTGAAgagcttttcaaaataaacactACTAACAAAAGCTGGATTTGGTAAGAGTGACTAAACTATAGAGAAGGACAATACTCTAATTTCAATTGACATGGAAAGCAGAATATAGGTTTATGTAGAATTGGTGCTAGTCATTTTTTCCCCATAAATTGtccatcatgtatagttttttttttttaaaaaaaacaatatgctaTTTTCTAACAGGTAAAGCAACTTATACATgatcaattaaatttcattcaGAATATTCAAGTAGAGCTTGTATAAACTAGAGAAGGTAAATAGTAGAACACTACCTTGTGAAGATGGAAGGACATCTCCTCAACTTCAACAACAATATCACTGGGAAGCCCAGTTGTGCAGAACCTGTATTCATTCCATATCAGACTGAAGGTTAATGAGGGATATCATACGAAATATGCGAGTCAGTTGCACAAAATAGAGATATCAGTACGTCAATGGTTAGTGAAAAAGAACAAGGATATGGTctctttttacaaaaaaaacaggAGTCTCTCCTCATAAATGAAATGATACCACAACACAGATTTAAATGTATGTTTTGGGTTCCTCTGCTTCTTTTCACATTCATGGCAACATGCAATATATTACAAAACAATCCTATGTGATCAGTGCTTTATAATGTCATGCTTAGAGAGCAAACATTGTCAACAAAGGTAGTGCCATACACCACAGCCCATAATCACTAGAGCCAGAATGATATAACTCGGTGGTTTTGGCTAATATACTTTGGCAGGTATAGCATTCATTTTTAAGCTGCCTGAAGAAGATCTCAAACATTTGTTCATCTTCCATATAGCAAATAAATGCAGTTCATTGTGACAACTGACAATTTCATAAGCACAAGCAAAATGCTGCAAGGTTATTCTTGTAATTACCATCCCTAATGACCCTGTACAATTAAGATTACCGTTAGAAACATTTCTTCCAACATTTAAATTCCAACATGTTTTAGCAGGAGGCATTGGTACACAATGCCTTGAAATTccgttaataataatagataCCAAAAGGAGCAAGCAAGCATTCCATGTACAGGAGTGGAATCCATCATATATATGATATGCCTACAATTTCTCTCCCAAGGTTGTTAAACCTATAATTAAGGTGCAGTAGGTTTAAATCCCAACTGCAACCTACATATCCATTAGCTAAAGTACTTAATGGGTCACGTATTTTGTGCATAATGCATTACATGAACGTGCACATAGAAAGAAAACCCACATCAGAAAAGTGGGATCTACCAATAGTTTTTATTATAACGAGCAAGGTGCCGGTTAGGATGAAAACATGCACCTGATAAACTAATTATCTCTTCAAATAGTCAAGTTAAACAACTAATAAGGAAGCTGACACTGTGTGGATGGGCTCAAGGAGTGTTGTTCCTTTCTCCTTTATTATCTATATTCAGTATGGCTATGGTTTTCTCCTCTTTCTTGTGAATGTATGAAATTTCTTTTGGAGAAACTGGGTGATGAGCAGATGAAGATATTGCTTATGTTGGCCTGGTCTCTATGGAAATCTCGGAATGGTTTGCTATTCGAACATAAAGCTCGAACCCCTCCTATGGTGATTCAGGTTGCCTCCAAGCTGATGATGGACTATAAATTGGATAATGCTAGTCCTGCTGGAGGAATTATCGGTCAGAGGCATGTTGAATTAGTACGTTGGAAATGACCAACCCTGGATGTCCTCGAAATTAAAACAGATACAGCAGTTTGTTCGGAAGGAGCTGGTTTAGGTGTTATCACCAGGAATAGCAACGGAGGTTTTATGCAAACAGTCATGAATTTTGCGAGAATGGCCGGTGCTTCTGATATTGCAGAGGCCCTAGCTTCATGATATGGCCTTTTGGAGCTGGACAGCCAGTTGGTTGTTAGAGCTATTAATATGGAAAGTCAGCTTTTGAATTATCTGGGGTCTATAACAGCAGACATCAAGGACTTATCCTCCTCCCTTCTTTCATTTCTTGTAAAAGGGATCCCAATATGGGCGCGCAGGTGCCGTGGTATGTTAGCAGTAGCTCATGGTAGTGAACAGGTGTTGAATGAGGAGTATCCTCCTGATATTTCTACTATTGCATGCACTGATCTTGAGTTTTCTTCTCCATAAAAGCTTAAGTTTGATtctcaaagaagaaaaaggatgcTGACACTGAAGGAAGCTATCATAGAGAAACTGGAATTGACCACCAGGGATTTAGACACGAGAGCAAGAATGTTGGTACTCTGTTAGCAGGTCCATCAACCTCAATCAACTCTGTGCTACTTCAACAAACCAATGGCTAAAAATCAAAGACAATTCACCTTACCTCAACGTACCCAAGTCGAATGAGTTTAGTGGTAACAACAGCGCATACATTGACTGGATAAAACTCAAAGCAACTTAACTATACAAATCTcaactaaaaattttattacaaggaaaaataaaagaagaggcAAGGCACAAAGGAAAGCAAATTGGTAGATCTTAGCATGTGTAGATGTCGTTGAGCTAATGCATAATTTACTTTGACGATAAAAGGAGAAAAGTAACGAGCTGGGCAAGAAATGAAGATCGTAGaagaaactaaactaaaagatgAGGGAGTGTTACATACCAGGCTTGCCCTTGTCTCTGAAAGGCATCACTTTTGGATCCCAGTTTCATGCAAGCCATTGCTTCAGAAGGGAAGCAAACAAATCTTCCAAAAACGCAATCTCCCAATGCAGGTTAGCTTATTCAAGACTTAAATCCTATAATATATATCACTCTGAAAGCTCTACAACACCTCCAACACCCCCCAccctaaaagaaaaagaaaaaaaaaggagagagagagagagagagagagagagagagagagagttcttTTAGCGCAGTGACAGAAACCCACCCAGTAGGCAATAGTAGACCACTCTCAAACCGAAgcccccataaaaaataaaaaaaatccctcttGAATTCCTTCAGCCAGACCGCAAATGTAGCTACTGGTCTGAAATGCCAGCCAAATCTACAGGAACATTGAGCAAACTAACATTGAATAGAATGTCTTCCCCAGACCCTGAACCCATCAAAAAACCACTCCAATAACATACACCTGCCACCAAACAAAACTCAAATCTTAAATCCTAAATCCCAATCCAAACCCACGCAGTTTCCCTTAATCAGACACTATAATATCTTTAGGtcagaaaaaagaaacagacaGCAGTTTTAGGTCAACCCTTCCAATTTGCTGTGTTAACGAGAGAATATTTTGGGAATGCGGCACAGCTTGTTTTTTTGAGTGTTTctgtgtaaaaatatattaaaataatatattttttactttttaaaatttatttttaatgccaCCAAACTAatccaaaaattttaaataaaatttaatttaaaactaaaacaaaacatactGCCATGCCAATCAAGTTCTTGGTTTATATACCCAGCAAATAATAACAAGAGATTCCAACgaacaaaaacaagaactaATGTGCTGATGAGCCGGTGGGTGCGCTGATGATGAGTCCTCATTAATTAATCTAGTATATTCAAAGTCATCATGATATATccagaattaaataaataacttgaAGAAATTATCACGATGCTAATGGCACCAATACATGTTCTCCTCCACATGTGGGCCATATAGCTTAAAACACACTCATTGCACTTCTAGAACTGGCTGGTTACATGTCTGATTAGCATTATAATATGATTTGAAGAAGAATTATAAACTATAACTTGCAATGATAGAATTCATATAAAACTGGGGTGCCTGTCTTAAGaactataattaaaacaaaacaagaattcaACCATGTTTTATTATACTCCTTTAACAGTAAGGATcagaatatttatttctttatgaaaTAGAAAAGAGTGTGGTAGTGTTTAATTATTAAGTATTCTTTAACAGGTGTTCCGAACcagacatcatcatcattagcaCAGGGAAGATACAAGACTGCCGACTACATCAACTTATTGCAGGTTGACCATATTGGTTCGGGTGGgctattttatgtttaatttaacGACAACGGACATTTGAGGTTACAGCTATCTGCTTCCTCCAGCTAGGCCATGTGCATGCGTTTCTTCTTTCCatgcaataattaaaaaagaaagaaagaagaagaagcaatgcTAAATGAATGGACAGTGTCCCTCGCAAATACACGAATCATTTGCATGCGTGTGATTGTCAGTGGAGACAGATTCATGCCTTGTGCATGtagattctaaaatttaataagaattaattttttacttaataaaataataaaaaaaatacccaaaaaaataattgaataaaattaaaaaataaaaattaagtggaGATAGATGATAAAATACACTTGGAAATTTAATCCTGAATAATAATGGTAGGTAACAGCTTCGTAAGTCAAATAGAGTAtgaaattcttaatttattttaataagtttcTCAACAAACATAAACGtagagaaaataattatttttaatttttttaagagttctAGATATCCCATTAGAAAATTTAATGgttatataaaaattacttgaagAGTTATTTAGAGAACAAGTACTCAAATATATACAACCCTTACAAATGacattatttgatataataagaTGAAAGGTGACCAGAAAAGAAAGCATTTAGAAGATCATATCTATTTGGCCATTTATACAAGGTTATAATGCCTTATTCAATAGCTAATTTAAAGTTTGacgagatgacatgcccgcgCGTTGCCGccggcttataaaacaaatgtacttgatagtgttataattgtgaatcaacgctagataagtaatagaaattaaaggtatgatggagcaaatatttcatgacggaaaaaaaaagttgtgttggtgatcaaaaacttagagactgaacaaaatgatttgtagcaatctacaatgttttgtgaggaaaaatacagtgctttcgccacatgatttagcttttcagttaataaaaagcaaaaaaaattacaaaactaaattctctaccaacttaatattaaaaaaaaaccaacaaagataattttggaaggaaaaaaacccatgagaaaaaacgttgcagcaattgacaatgttttgtgaggaaaactatagcacttttcccaataaaataaaataaaaaaccatttagagaaatattgtagcaatccacagtgttttgtgagaaaaactacaacgctttcctcatataatttagctttattgtaattataattcttaaccaactcaatattaaaaaaaaatcgacaaagataattttgaaaaaaatcataaaaaacacatgggaaaacactgcaacaattcacagtgttttaaagaaaaaaaaattacaaagctaaattcttaatcagctcaatattaaaaaaaaaaacaacagagacaatttcagaaaaaaaaacaaaacaaacaccaaaaaaaggaaaaaaattatgttggaaacactgtagcaattcacagtgttttgtgatgaaagctacactgcttccccacatgattcagccttatttgtaatgacttgtaattgtaattcacaaacaactcaatattaaaaaaataaaattgaaaaagataatttgaaaaaaattataacaaaaaaaaactatgcggagatacactgtagcaatccacaatgttttatgagcaaagctacaatgctttccctacatgattaagctttattacaaagttaaattttaaccaattcaatattaaaaaaaataaaatcgacgaagataatttaaaaaaaaatattacaaaaaaagaaaatacaaaagaaactggaaaaaaaccatgtgaggaaaaactgtatcaatccatagtgttttgtgaggaaaaacttgtatttacttgtaattgcaattcttaaccagcttaatattaaaaaaataaaattgataaagataattttaggaaaaaacataacaaaaacagaaaaaaaaccatgtgggaaaaaacactgtagcaatcaacagtaattttctaggaaagttacagtgcttttctcacatattgtaactgtaatttttaaccagctcaatattaaaaaataaaataaaaaagataatttcagagaaaattttaaaaaaaaccatgcggagaaacactgtagcaatcaacaatatttaaaagaaaaaaattacaaaactaaattcttaatcagctccatattaaaaaaaaaatcaacaaatataattttgaaaaataaagaaataaaattgaaaaattatgtggaaaaacatcgcagcaatccacaatattttaaagaaaaaaattacaaagcaaaaattttaaccaggtcaatatttaaaaagtaaaataaaaaaaataattttggaaaaaagaaaagaaaaaataaatgaaaaaaaagaaaaaataggaaatttgaaaaaaaaaagtaattttgaaaaaaaaaggaaaaaaaaggaaaaaaaaaagaaaaaaagaaaaagttagaaaaaagaaaaaagaaaaaagaggaaagcactgtggattactgttgtaatccatagtgttttgtgtgtgggggaacagtgattcccccacaccatttagaatATGTTGTGATAAGAAGTGTTGTAACTCAATTTTTACCTCTCATTTTGAttaagttttcaaaaaatataaaaactcctTAGAAATGCATTTTCAACATGATTTGTCCAATTTTAggttgttttatgatttttaaccttttaacttatcaaatgcatgcattttgatgaattttatatatataaaaatgaaaataaaagcaaataaaaagtttagtgagcataaaaacaattaaagaggGGATATGTGACAAACATAAACATTGCAAACCCCTTCTTCAAGAAACTTAAAATGATAGGATAAGAgagaataaagaataaaaaaggaatatCAAGTATGAATTTTAGATAgtataaaacaataaagaaagagaaaaaaaagaaaaggagaaattttTAGAGAAGAATGAAATGAagtgagaaaaatgaaaaagatgtgcaaagagaaatagagaaagagaaagaaagaaaaagaaaagaaaagaaaaggaaaagaaaaccttTGTCTTCTTCCCTCCTTTAACCATAACAAACCCTAGCCACCTTGCCACCAATTCAGCCTTCACCACTATTCGTCAATCAAGCCACCACTTTATCTCTCTCCACACATCAATCACCACACTACCTTTCTTTCTCCTcactgtcaaagaaccaattcaacccaatagcttaagctattgggttgagatggtcttttgacatggtatcaaagccttgatgaccaagcggtcatgagttcgaatctcaccatccctatttatttgataaaaattaagtataaaatagtATGAGCCTGTGCAAGTtccaagcccaaagggctttcacttgaggaaatgtgttaaataataatataaatcatatcttaggacctcacctaacagcttaagctattgagttgagatggttctttgacactcACCAACGACCACCTTTATCCTTTTCAACTCCATAACCATTATAAACATATTGACCTCATCTTACCATCTTCAACAGCCACCAACCATTTAATATTGTCCACAATAGCTCAAACTCCATCATACTAGCACCTTTACCAGCCAAAACAACAACAtataaaaatgagagag
It contains:
- the LOC7483638 gene encoding BTB/POZ domain-containing protein At1g30440, which gives rise to MACMKLGSKSDAFQRQGQAWFCTTGLPSDIVVEVEEMSFHLHKFPLLSRSGVMERLIAEVSEEDKKCVICLPKIPGGAKTFELVAKFCYGVKLELTASNVVYLRYASEQLEMTEEYGEGNLSTQTETFLNQVVLRNWKDSLKALQTCDDISCAEEHHVTKRCIESLTTKACTDPNLFGWPMMEHGPMQSPGGSVMWNGISTGARPKHSSSDWWYEDVSTLSLPLYKRLISTMESHGIRLEILAGSIALYAKKYLPGLNRHQGANESTSRLMPVTLGAPPEEQKVLLEEIDELLPVQKGLVPTKFLFGLLRTAMILKANPSCLANLEKRIGMQLDEATLEDLLMPNFSHSMETLYNFDCVQRILEHFLAMDQITGGSSPCSVDDRQLIGSPSLTPITTVAKLIDGYLVEVAPDVNLKLPKFQALAAAVPEYARPLDDGLYRAIDIYLKSHPWLAESDREQLCRLIDCQKLSLEACTHAAQNERLPLRIIVQVLFFEQLQLRTSIAGCFLVSDNLDGSRQLRSGLAGSTECGWTTAVRENQVLKVGMDNMRMRVSELEKECSSMRHEIEKLSGTKGSSTWGNVSKKLGFKMKSQMCTAQEGSVSNQNNVSAKIDKAKDRHAKHKKNSSSDGFAL